A single Vicinamibacterales bacterium DNA region contains:
- a CDS encoding sugar-binding protein, producing MPTRRWVWAVAGLAGVGASLAIAAAADQYPYDQPGDKKFVNNTAVLERMAPGGNNQSTRLSATRAQVTATFTSRPIVIDGVREAAWDAATAFPISHAFNAGMTAEAPDATARGTMRLLWDGPVLYLLVEVTGDATRSDAGTPIWNNASYTPDTDGLFAWMDVFNDQWGLETDTQGVFFAGANPALTSVTSFTNAGIPSLGSFFNPDNQDYSTRLKAVASSGYHAGGGVNYTYEVALQIEGWGDEWERPLTNGTQIGLELGVFDQGASFTQLSRTNVLAGREGNSNLPNSERVRNRDWAVVTLSGWNKTAPFAWSAWRADEDIRFWDSRSNPGGAVWTPQSAARMTAAKQAYAAVKDRPGATRAQKNAALLEVCRAFAALRWADQKYPDPHELPTLNTLPNIWQFFDKTKGAKGMVANAKDWAERRQELLELAQFYEYGYKPRLGVDYTIAVTENSYDGTGNPSVTARVTPTNARFSGGVVVDWTIPVALPAAVPDGQPAPISFGGNWSANGIASVPFPVWAGDSRSDAGAWGSPNRNGTFYKLFPYDRNSASADSSILIANATGVSVALDILESAAAQNPRLRAKIDPSRAVTKGFSIGGKNAFVAALFDERVKVAVVGGAGATGPANWRYNAQGQAYDFSRTPFYEAGAEAIVAHGTEGPGNSYRHNRVRETELFRHFMPYGHMYRHEAGSYGYGGYGRLPFDQALLVATLAPDRAILIDTNLNDYNDGAMTDNISLQIAKAVYRTMGVDGDARVKFNSGNYVSKGDPHGAASAAVEGKFLSDFFFGTHTLTEAEANRLNTDPYLLKVSNNRTASPYDYYWGGFNTITGGRNGVAGTDGWYFHKWLS from the coding sequence ATGCCGACGCGCCGATGGGTTTGGGCGGTCGCAGGACTGGCGGGCGTCGGGGCATCGCTGGCGATTGCCGCGGCCGCTGACCAGTACCCGTACGACCAGCCGGGTGACAAGAAATTCGTAAACAATACCGCCGTCCTCGAACGGATGGCGCCAGGCGGCAACAACCAGAGCACCAGACTTTCGGCGACGAGGGCTCAGGTGACCGCGACGTTCACCAGCCGCCCCATCGTCATCGACGGCGTCCGCGAAGCAGCGTGGGACGCCGCCACAGCCTTCCCCATCTCGCATGCGTTCAACGCCGGGATGACGGCCGAGGCGCCCGACGCCACGGCGCGCGGCACGATGCGGCTGCTGTGGGACGGGCCCGTCCTCTATCTGCTGGTCGAGGTCACCGGCGACGCCACCAGATCCGACGCCGGAACGCCCATCTGGAACAACGCGAGTTACACACCCGACACCGACGGACTGTTCGCCTGGATGGACGTGTTCAACGACCAGTGGGGACTGGAAACCGACACCCAGGGCGTGTTCTTTGCCGGCGCCAATCCCGCGTTGACGTCGGTGACGTCGTTCACCAACGCGGGTATTCCCTCGCTCGGTTCGTTCTTCAATCCCGACAACCAGGACTACTCGACGCGGTTGAAGGCAGTCGCGTCCTCCGGCTATCACGCGGGCGGCGGCGTCAACTACACGTATGAGGTTGCCCTGCAGATCGAGGGCTGGGGCGACGAGTGGGAACGCCCGCTGACGAATGGAACGCAGATCGGCCTCGAACTTGGCGTCTTCGACCAGGGTGCGTCCTTTACTCAGCTGAGTCGCACGAACGTCCTGGCCGGACGTGAAGGCAACTCGAATCTGCCGAACTCCGAACGCGTCCGCAACCGCGACTGGGCAGTCGTCACGCTCTCGGGCTGGAACAAGACGGCGCCCTTCGCGTGGAGCGCCTGGAGGGCGGATGAGGACATCCGTTTCTGGGACTCCAGGAGCAATCCTGGTGGCGCGGTCTGGACGCCGCAGTCCGCCGCGCGCATGACTGCGGCAAAGCAAGCGTATGCAGCAGTCAAAGATCGTCCCGGTGCGACTCGCGCGCAGAAGAACGCCGCCCTACTCGAGGTCTGTCGCGCCTTCGCGGCGCTGCGATGGGCCGACCAGAAATATCCCGATCCTCACGAGCTGCCCACCCTGAACACTCTGCCGAACATCTGGCAGTTCTTCGACAAGACGAAAGGCGCGAAAGGCATGGTCGCCAACGCGAAGGACTGGGCCGAGCGCCGGCAGGAGCTCCTGGAGCTGGCGCAGTTCTACGAGTATGGATACAAACCCAGGCTTGGCGTCGACTACACGATCGCCGTCACGGAGAACAGCTACGACGGCACCGGCAATCCCAGCGTCACCGCGCGTGTGACGCCGACCAACGCGCGCTTCAGCGGCGGTGTTGTCGTGGACTGGACGATCCCCGTGGCGCTGCCGGCCGCAGTGCCGGACGGCCAGCCCGCGCCGATTTCGTTCGGCGGCAATTGGAGCGCCAACGGGATCGCCAGCGTGCCCTTCCCTGTCTGGGCGGGAGACAGCCGGAGCGACGCCGGTGCGTGGGGATCGCCCAACCGCAACGGCACCTTTTACAAGCTGTTTCCGTACGACCGCAATAGCGCGTCAGCGGACTCGAGCATCCTGATCGCCAACGCCACCGGTGTGTCGGTCGCTCTCGACATCCTCGAGAGCGCCGCGGCCCAGAATCCTCGCCTGCGTGCGAAGATCGACCCTTCGCGAGCGGTCACCAAGGGTTTCTCGATCGGCGGGAAGAATGCGTTCGTCGCGGCGCTCTTCGACGAACGCGTGAAGGTAGCTGTCGTCGGCGGCGCCGGAGCGACCGGACCGGCCAACTGGCGTTACAACGCCCAGGGGCAGGCCTACGACTTCAGCCGCACTCCGTTCTATGAGGCTGGCGCGGAAGCGATCGTTGCGCACGGCACCGAAGGACCTGGCAACAGCTATCGTCACAACCGCGTCCGGGAGACGGAACTATTCCGTCATTTCATGCCCTACGGACACATGTACAGGCACGAGGCGGGTTCCTACGGCTATGGCGGCTACGGCCGGCTGCCCTTCGACCAGGCGCTACTGGTCGCCACCCTCGCGCCGGATCGCGCGATTCTCATCGACACGAACCTCAACGACTACAACGACGGCGCCATGACCGACAACATAAGCCTGCAGATCGCGAAGGCGGTGTACAGGACGATGGGAGTGGATGGCGACGCGCGGGTGAAGTTCAACAGCGGCAACTACGTGTCGAAGGGCGATCCGCACGGCGCGGCCAGCGCCGCGGTCGAAGGCAAGTTCCTGAGCGACTTCTTCTTCGGAACACATACGCTCACCGAGGCCGAAGCGAACCGGCTCAATACCGATCCGTACCTGCTGAAAGTCTCCAACAACAGGACCGCGAGTCCCTACGACTACTATTGGGGCGGATTCAACACCATCACCGGGGGACGCAACGGCGTCGCCGGAACCGACGGCTGGTACTTCCACAAGTGGTTATCGTGA
- a CDS encoding VOC family protein — MIRQIAPQFFTTDMRATLMYYQDKLGFDCLGTWQDPPVYAIVARDEHRIHFRCADPPAPNPDKYDDELLDAYLFVDDADALYAEYAARGVEFTRDLVNTTWHSREFVLKDCDGRLLAFGANSE; from the coding sequence GTGATTCGTCAAATCGCGCCCCAGTTCTTCACAACCGACATGCGCGCGACGCTTATGTACTACCAGGACAAGCTCGGCTTCGACTGTCTCGGCACCTGGCAGGATCCGCCGGTCTATGCCATCGTCGCGCGCGACGAGCACAGAATCCACTTCCGCTGCGCCGACCCGCCCGCGCCGAATCCCGACAAATACGACGACGAGCTCCTCGACGCCTACTTGTTCGTCGACGACGCGGACGCGTTGTACGCCGAGTACGCCGCCCGAGGTGTGGAGTTCACGCGAGACCTTGTCAACACAACGTGGCATTCGCGGGAATTCGTCCTGAAGGACTGTGACGGCCGCCTCCTCGCGTTCGGAGCGAATTCGGAATAG
- a CDS encoding aldo/keto reductase — translation MKCRTTPHAGTDGAGSVAASDALVTLGALTDLVRQGKIRYIGTSKLSPSRIVEAQWVSRDRHLERFVTEQPTYPILTRGIEPEILPTAGRYRMGVITYSPLNGGWLSGAWTRDGGAPERAPARRRLRERFDMALPANQAKLDAVEKLGAPAAEAGITLIQLAIAFAINHPSVTAALIGPRTHEHLESQLSAADVVLDAAVLDRIDEIVRPGVTLNSADVVSPPDDPSARRR, via the coding sequence ATGAAGTGCCGGACAACCCCTCACGCAGGAACTGACGGAGCGGGATCGGTTGCTGCGAGTGATGCTCTCGTAACCCTTGGGGCGCTGACCGATCTGGTCCGCCAGGGGAAAATCCGCTATATCGGTACCTCGAAGCTGAGCCCGTCGCGGATTGTCGAGGCGCAGTGGGTTTCTCGTGACCGGCACTTGGAACGGTTCGTAACCGAGCAGCCCACCTACCCCATCCTGACGCGCGGCATCGAGCCCGAGATCCTGCCCACCGCCGGCCGCTATCGGATGGGCGTCATCACCTACAGCCCCCTCAACGGCGGCTGGCTATCCGGGGCGTGGACCCGCGATGGTGGTGCGCCCGAGCGGGCCCCGGCCCGGCGCCGCCTGCGGGAAAGGTTCGACATGGCACTGCCCGCGAATCAAGCCAAGCTCGATGCCGTCGAGAAGCTGGGCGCCCCGGCCGCCGAGGCCGGGATCACCCTAATCCAGCTGGCGATCGCGTTCGCGATCAACCACCCCAGCGTGACCGCGGCGTTGATCGGTCCGCGAACACACGAGCACCTCGAGTCCCAGCTGTCCGCCGCCGACGTCGTGCTGGACGCCGCGGTGCTAGATCGTATCGACGAGATTGTCCGCCCCGGTGTGACGCTGAATTCCGCAGACGTGGTCAGCCCACCTGACGACCCGTCGGCGCGTCGCCGGTAG